A segment of the Deltaproteobacteria bacterium genome:
CTTCTCCTCTCGATCCTGAATTTCCGGCCCTTCCGGGCCGGAGAGGGAGAAAAACTATGGGCCGTCTCAGGATGGGGGCTCTTGGCCTGGCTTCTCTTTTGATGGTGCTGATCATTCCTTGCAGGGGGGAAGCTTTGCAGGGAGGGGAGTATTCCTTCCTGGACCTCATTTCTCCTCGTGACTATCCAGGGGCACAAGTGGTTGTGGCCCTGGAGAAGGAGAGGAGAAGCTTTGACGAATCGGGCAAGGGAGTCACTACGGACGAGGTCTTCCTGAAGATACTCACGGAGAGGGGGCTGGAAGGCGAGGCGAAGCAGGTATTCTCGTATAACATGGCATACGATCGTTTTGAGATCGAGAAAATCGAGGTGATAAAACCCCGGGGGATAGTCCGGCCTGTAGATCTGTCGGTCAATTCCAGGACGATCTCACCCCCAGGCTCGGCTATGATGAATATCTACGACCCTAACGAGAGGGAGGTCCATGTCTTTGTTCCTGGGTTGGAGGTAGGAGACACGATCCACTATCGGGTTCTCTACAGGCGGGTCCGGCCTGTCATCTCCGGGAATTTCTTTGGAATGATTCTGGCCCAGTACAGAGTGCCGATCAGAGAGTATCTCTTCGAGGTGGAAGGCCCGGCCTCGGTCAAGCTCAGGTATCTGCTCAAGGACGAGGTGAGGGACACCCATACCTTTGAGACCCTTCTCACCGAGGATGGGAAGTGGGTCTACCGGTGGCGCTTCAGGAACGTACCGATGCTGGTTCCAGAGCCGCATATGCCTCATATCTCCAGGGTGGCCATGCGCCTCCTCTTCACCACCCTCTCGTCTTGGAATGAGATTTCGAAGTGGTATTGGGGGGTAGTGGAGCCGAAGCTGAAGCCCTCCGGTGCCATGGTGCGGAAGGTGGAGGAGCTCACCGCAGAGGAATCCTCGGAAGAGGGGAAGATCAGGGCCCTCTTCTCTTTTGTTTCCCGCAGGGTCCGCTATCTCGGAATAACAACGGAGACCTTCAAGCCGGGTTTTGAACCCCACGATGTGAAAGAGACTTTTTCACAGAGGGCCGGAGTGTGCCGGGACAAGATGGCCCTTCTCGTCAGTATGCTGAGGATTGCAGGGTTTCGATCCTACCCGGTACTGATCTCCATAGGCCCGAAGATAGATCCGGAAATACCCAGATCTGCCTTCAACCATGCGATCTGCGGGGTCTTCGTGAAGGGGAGGCTGATGCTTCTCGACCCGACGGCTGAAACGAGCCGTCAGTTTCTTCCAGACTACGATCGAGACCGGAGCTACCTTGTGGCGGCTCCGGACATGAACAATGAGCTCTCCATCACTCCGCCGAGGCCGGCAGAATCCAATATGACCGTTGTCTCCATTACCTCTACCCTGGATGAGCAGAACCATCTACGAGGCAGGATCCAGGTCACATACTCCGGTTTTGCAGATACGATTTTCCGGGGCATGTTGATGGAGAGGAGTGCCTTTGAAAGGGGGCGGATCGTTGAAAGGCTCCTGAAGCGCGGCATGCCCGAGGCGGGTGTGGAGAGCTTCTGCATCGAGAATCTCGCGGATTCCACCAGTCCCCTCTCTCTGGAGATCACCTATGGAGTCAAGGACGCGGCAATCGGGGAAGGAAAGAGAGGATTCCTCGTTCCTTTTTCTTTTCTCGACAACTTCAGCTTTCTCGACCGCTGGGTCCTGGGTAAGGCCGACATGGTGAAGCGTCGCTACCCCATAGAGCTGGGTTACCGGTTCTGTACAAGGATCCACGAGGAGTTGAGGTTGCTGGGTGTAAGGAAGATCGTTCTGCCTCCTCTGCCGAGCCTCGACCAACCCCTGTTCAGGGATTCGGGCTCTTACGGGCTGGTTGGGCCCGACCGGGTGGTTATCGACCGGGAATTCTTGTGGCGTTCGGTGCTGGTTTCGCCTTCTCAGTACGGAAGCCTGAAATCCTTGCAACACCGGAGAGCCGTGAGTCGTTTCTTGCCCATCGTTTTTGAACGATAGATAGGGGGAGACCCGGAGCATGTTTAGACGTTGGATCATGGTTCTTTTTGTTGCCGGTGTGGCCGTTGCGGCATGCCCGAATTCGGTGAAAAGCGGGACGAGCACTCCGGAACGTCAGAGTTGCAGGAAATTCGGATATGACGTGGTCTTTCTCGAAAAGAGCAAGGAGACAGTGATAGGAAAGGGGGGCGGAGTCCGTACCAGAGTACACGTCCTGAAAAAGATCCTCACCTACAAGGGGAAGAAGGAACACGCCCACTGCAAGCTCCACTTCAATCGGGAATACGAAACCCTCCGAGTGGTCTTTGCAAGGACCATAAAGCCCGACAATACCACGATCGAAGTCAAGGGCGAGTGGATCCATGAGATTATGGCTCCCAGGACGGCGTCCGCCGCCCTCTATTCAAAGTACCGGGAAGTGACGGTGGAATTTCCCGGCGTCGAGGTGGGGGACAGGGTGGAGATAGAATATGAGATCGTCCGAAGACCGGTAGGGGTCGTATGGGGGAGGACGATCTTCCAGGGAACAGACCCGGTCAGGAACGCGAGGTTCGAATTGATCACTCCGGCCAACTTCGTGCTGTCCACCTTTGGAAAAGTTGGTACCGGTTTCAAGCAGGAGGTCCTCCATGACGGCAGGACGAGACGCGCCTGGTGGGGGAGCATGATAGAGGGCCTGCCAGAAGAAGGCCACCAGCCCTCTCCTGAGAATCTCTACCCCACACTCTTTTACTCCTCTGCTACGGGATGGGAGGATGTGGGCAGGTGGTTCATCTCGAGGTTGCTGCCGGATCTGAAAGAGGACGAGCTCAAGGGCCTGCTCTCCTCAGCGCCTCCGTGGGACACCCCTGATGAGCTTTACAGCCGCCTTGTCAAGAGGCTCTCCATTGTGGACATCGATCTCGATAAGAGTCGATATGAGGTTACCAGTCCTTCGGTGGTCCTGAAAAGGAACTACGCCGACAACAAGGACGCTTCGGTCCTGTTCTTTGAGTTGCTGAGAGCAAGGGGATTCAGCCCTCAGCTCGTCCTTTACAACGGCGGTGATATCTTCCTCGACGGACTCAAGGACGTTCCTTCTCCCGGGCTCTTCAATCAGGTGATGGTAAAGGTGGGCCGGTCCTACTACGAATTCAGCAGTAGGAGCCGCTACTACGATCCAGGGTACACCGGTCGAATGGGGAGGTGGGGCCTGCTTCTCCCCGCGTGCAGGTGGGAGAAGATACGGAGCAGGTCGATGAGCGGGAAGGACTCGAGAATCGTACTCCATCTGGAGAACCCCGGCGAGATCCAGGGTCGAGTCACCGAGGTCCACCACGGTTTCTATGGGGTGGAACTGCGGGAGGCCTTGACTGGTATGGGGAGGGAAAGAAAAAGGATTTTCTGGGATAGGTGGATGAACGATCTGGACCCCCTCGCCGGTGCAACTTCAGGACCGGAGGTTCTCCATCTCCTCCAATCGGGAGTCCCCCCTGAGATACGGGCCACCTACCGTGTTCCGAGGGGAATTCCCGGGATAGGGGCGAACCTTTTCTCCCCTCTACCCCTTGAGGATAGGTTCATGAAGTACCTCGTGGTCGGTGACAGGCGTCTCGGCCCCTTTGCCGTCTTCTCGACCCTGACAGGAAGGCTCGATCTCGAGATCCGGTATCCGGCAGCATGGAGGGTCAAGTACCTCCCGCCCGAGGTGAAAAAGGATACACCCTGCTTTTCCAGTACCCTGAGGGTGGAGTGCCCTTTGCCGGGGGTCCTCAAGGTCCTTCGAGAAATTAAGATCAAGAGGGGCCTCATACAGGGCGAAAAGGCCTATCAGGTGTTTTGCCGGGCTGTGAGAGAGAGTCTCGGGCTGCGGGCGCGCCTCGTATGTTTTCAAAAGCCCTGACCGATCCCCGCTCGGCCAGGCCGGGATGGGCAACGGTCCTCAAGAATAAGAAGAAGTTAGGACGTGCAATCCGAGAAGGGGGGGCACTCCGCCGGGAGCCAGCATTGACTTTGGTACAGGTTTTTGCCATAATTTGTTTTTCGAGCGGATGCGGGAGATATCTGGGTGAGTCTCGAGTAAGAGTCCAAACCTCCCCTGCCAGCCCGTGTGTTTTTCGCTCCCCTGGGAGGGAGGGGAGTCTCCATGCCGGGTGGGCTATCCCCTCCTATTTCTAGGAGGCGATCACGATGGTGGACAAATTCCAGGAGATCGAGCGGCAGATCTGGGAAGAGGAAAAGAGATTCCTCATGAAACAGATCGGGCTCATGCTGGTCCGCAACGAGTCGATCAAGTTCGGCGACTACACATTGACTTCCGGCAAGAAGAGTCCCTACTATATCGATCTCAGGCAGACCATCTCCAGCCCCATAACAATGGATTGGATTTCGAACTCGCTGGTCCGCATCATTATCAACGAGATCGGCAGGGACAAGATCGACAAGATCCTCGGAGTGCCTACGGCGGGAGTTCCCTTTGCAACCATGGTGAGCCAGAAACTCGCCCTTCCACTCATTTACTACCGGAAAGCCCGTAAGGAACACGGCGTCCGGAAGAAGATCGAGGGTTCTGTGGAGAGAAACGATCGGGTCCTGATCGTTGACGATCTGATTACGACCGGTGAGAGTGTCATAGAGGCTGCCGAGGCCGTCCGGGAACAGGGAGGAATCGCCACCGAGCTGGTCGTTCTCCTGGACCGAGAGCAGGGGGGGAGCGAGAGGCTGAGGAGGGCCTATGTTGAGCCCCACATCCTCTTCAAGGTATCTGAAGCATTTGCATGGCTCACTCAGGTTGAGTTGCTGAGCCAGGAAGAGTTCGAAAAGATAACCAACTACATTGAACAAGAAAAGATCAAGAGGGCACAGCAGGAGGAGCCATGAAGGCGAGCTGCCCCTGTGGAGAGGAGACCCTTGCGTGTTCCAGTCTCAAATCACCCTTCTCTATTTTCGCAACATCGAGAAGGCATATCGCTTTTTTGAAGAAATCTTACGCCTCAAGGTGCGGATCGATCAGGGGTACGGAAGAATCTACGAGGTAGCCGGCAATGCCCTGATCGGGGTTATGGACGAAAGGAGGGGGTTTCTGCAATCAGGTTCCGGGAAATCCGTCATGATCAGCCTGGTCACCGAAGATGTGGATGAGTGGTACGAGGAGCTTCGAAAGAAGGGGGTGAAACTGCTCTCTTCCCCTCTCACAAAGAAGGAGATCGGGATCAGGTCCTTCCTCTTTGAAGACCCCGAAGGACACGTCCTGGAGATTCAGAAGTTCACAGGCCAGGATCCAAGGCCGGACTCGACATAGTACGAGTAGACGACTCGATGGAGCCGAGCCCGGGCACCGGAGACATCCTACTTTCCGAGGAGGATAGACAGTGGCACGATACGATAGGCTCATCAAAGGGGGCCGGGTGGTTCGCGGCTCAGGAATTACCATGGAGGATATTGCGGTCAAAGGAGAAGTCATCGAAGAACTCGGCCCCGGCCTCGATCCGGAAGAGGCAGGGGAGACAATCGATGTCTCGGGGAAACTCGTTATGCCCGGCATAATTGATGCTCACATGCACCCGGTCTATCTCGACGACCCGGGAGCCATATCGGTGACGGCTGCCTTCGGTGGAGTCACCACGGTGATCCATTACGCCTATGCCCGGCCTGGAATGAAACTCACCGAGACCCTGGAGCGTTTCAAGGAGGAATGTCAAGAGAAGTCGCTTCTGGATTTCGGACTCCACGGGGGGATCTTTGACGCCGCCAATCAGGTCAAGGAGATCCCCGAAGCAA
Coding sequences within it:
- a CDS encoding DUF3857 and transglutaminase domain-containing protein, encoding MGRLRMGALGLASLLMVLIIPCRGEALQGGEYSFLDLISPRDYPGAQVVVALEKERRSFDESGKGVTTDEVFLKILTERGLEGEAKQVFSYNMAYDRFEIEKIEVIKPRGIVRPVDLSVNSRTISPPGSAMMNIYDPNEREVHVFVPGLEVGDTIHYRVLYRRVRPVISGNFFGMILAQYRVPIREYLFEVEGPASVKLRYLLKDEVRDTHTFETLLTEDGKWVYRWRFRNVPMLVPEPHMPHISRVAMRLLFTTLSSWNEISKWYWGVVEPKLKPSGAMVRKVEELTAEESSEEGKIRALFSFVSRRVRYLGITTETFKPGFEPHDVKETFSQRAGVCRDKMALLVSMLRIAGFRSYPVLISIGPKIDPEIPRSAFNHAICGVFVKGRLMLLDPTAETSRQFLPDYDRDRSYLVAAPDMNNELSITPPRPAESNMTVVSITSTLDEQNHLRGRIQVTYSGFADTIFRGMLMERSAFERGRIVERLLKRGMPEAGVESFCIENLADSTSPLSLEITYGVKDAAIGEGKRGFLVPFSFLDNFSFLDRWVLGKADMVKRRYPIELGYRFCTRIHEELRLLGVRKIVLPPLPSLDQPLFRDSGSYGLVGPDRVVIDREFLWRSVLVSPSQYGSLKSLQHRRAVSRFLPIVFER
- a CDS encoding DUF3857 domain-containing protein, whose protein sequence is MFRRWIMVLFVAGVAVAACPNSVKSGTSTPERQSCRKFGYDVVFLEKSKETVIGKGGGVRTRVHVLKKILTYKGKKEHAHCKLHFNREYETLRVVFARTIKPDNTTIEVKGEWIHEIMAPRTASAALYSKYREVTVEFPGVEVGDRVEIEYEIVRRPVGVVWGRTIFQGTDPVRNARFELITPANFVLSTFGKVGTGFKQEVLHDGRTRRAWWGSMIEGLPEEGHQPSPENLYPTLFYSSATGWEDVGRWFISRLLPDLKEDELKGLLSSAPPWDTPDELYSRLVKRLSIVDIDLDKSRYEVTSPSVVLKRNYADNKDASVLFFELLRARGFSPQLVLYNGGDIFLDGLKDVPSPGLFNQVMVKVGRSYYEFSSRSRYYDPGYTGRMGRWGLLLPACRWEKIRSRSMSGKDSRIVLHLENPGEIQGRVTEVHHGFYGVELREALTGMGRERKRIFWDRWMNDLDPLAGATSGPEVLHLLQSGVPPEIRATYRVPRGIPGIGANLFSPLPLEDRFMKYLVVGDRRLGPFAVFSTLTGRLDLEIRYPAAWRVKYLPPEVKKDTPCFSSTLRVECPLPGVLKVLREIKIKRGLIQGEKAYQVFCRAVRESLGLRARLVCFQKP
- a CDS encoding orotate phosphoribosyltransferase — translated: MVDKFQEIERQIWEEEKRFLMKQIGLMLVRNESIKFGDYTLTSGKKSPYYIDLRQTISSPITMDWISNSLVRIIINEIGRDKIDKILGVPTAGVPFATMVSQKLALPLIYYRKARKEHGVRKKIEGSVERNDRVLIVDDLITTGESVIEAAEAVREQGGIATELVVLLDREQGGSERLRRAYVEPHILFKVSEAFAWLTQVELLSQEEFEKITNYIEQEKIKRAQQEEP
- a CDS encoding VOC family protein, encoding MFQSQITLLYFRNIEKAYRFFEEILRLKVRIDQGYGRIYEVAGNALIGVMDERRGFLQSGSGKSVMISLVTEDVDEWYEELRKKGVKLLSSPLTKKEIGIRSFLFEDPEGHVLEIQKFTGQDPRPDST